From a single Endozoicomonas euniceicola genomic region:
- a CDS encoding TIGR02449 family protein: MNDPDLTELSQKIEYLVSLCNKLKEENRLLRNEERKWQLERAHLMSTKDQARGEVEDMIKRLRGLEQ, translated from the coding sequence ATGAACGACCCGGATTTAACAGAACTCAGTCAGAAAATAGAATACCTGGTGAGTCTCTGTAATAAATTGAAGGAAGAAAACAGGCTGCTGCGGAATGAGGAACGCAAGTGGCAGCTTGAGCGTGCCCATTTGATGTCTACAAAAGATCAGGCGAGAGGTGAAGTCGAGGACATGATCAAACGATTACGAGGATTGGAGCAATAA
- a CDS encoding restriction endonuclease subunit S translates to MGTVLPEDFKNSALGPIPKDWIASKIGNHVSKVGSGVTPKGGSDSYIEQGVPLIRSQNVRHGYLDLDDVAYISDEQHEKMHNSKLQPSDVLLNITGASIGRCCILPDNISEANVNQHVCIIRVKDDLLSGYVSHFMNSEYGQDQIWRLQAGGNREGLNFQQIRSFNIPVPRIPEQKKIAQILSTVDRKLELIDQQITATQTLKKGLMQKLFSEGVGSQDANGQWQPHTEFKDSKLGRIPARWSVSNIGEHIDLLSGYPFKSSNYITDEKNAIRLLRGDNIAQGWLRWRDGDCSPPYRVRLLIS, encoded by the coding sequence ATGGGTACTGTGTTGCCTGAAGACTTTAAAAATAGTGCACTTGGACCTATTCCAAAAGACTGGATCGCCAGCAAAATCGGCAATCATGTTTCAAAAGTTGGAAGTGGGGTTACTCCGAAAGGAGGTAGTGACTCATATATTGAGCAAGGAGTACCGTTAATTCGTAGCCAAAATGTACGTCACGGGTATCTTGATCTTGATGATGTGGCATATATCTCTGACGAACAACATGAAAAGATGCACAACTCCAAGCTACAACCATCTGATGTATTGTTAAATATTACAGGAGCTTCTATCGGCAGGTGTTGTATATTGCCTGACAATATTTCAGAAGCAAATGTGAACCAGCATGTTTGTATTATCAGAGTTAAAGACGACCTATTGTCTGGTTATGTGTCTCATTTCATGAACTCTGAATATGGGCAAGATCAAATCTGGAGATTGCAGGCTGGCGGTAACAGGGAAGGCCTAAACTTTCAACAAATTCGCTCTTTTAATATCCCTGTACCGAGGATACCCGAGCAAAAAAAAATCGCCCAAATCCTGTCCACCGTAGACCGGAAACTGGAACTGATCGACCAGCAGATCACTGCAACCCAAACCCTGAAAAAAGGCTTGATGCAAAAGCTGTTTTCCGAAGGCGTGGGATCGCAGGATGCCAACGGGCAGTGGCAGCCTCATACCGAGTTTAAGGATTCAAAGCTGGGGAGGATTCCGGCTAGGTGGAGTGTTAGCAATATTGGAGAACATATTGATTTGCTCAGTGGATATCCGTTTAAGAGTTCCAATTACATAACCGATGAAAAAAATGCCATTCGTCTTTTGCGTGGAGATAACATAGCTCAGGGGTGGTTAAGGTGGAGAGATGGTGACTGCTCCCCACCCTATCGGGTGAGGCTTCTGATTTCTTAG
- a CDS encoding cell division protein ZapA: protein MTENLSTTSVKILDKEYRISCPREEEASLQRAAHQLHDKMKEIKSGGKVIGLERIAVMAALNMSYELLRLKENQFENNTDAQQQIQDMMGKLDQALINLDS, encoded by the coding sequence ATGACTGAGAACCTTTCGACCACTTCTGTGAAAATTCTCGATAAAGAATACCGTATCAGTTGCCCACGCGAAGAAGAAGCCTCACTGCAAAGAGCAGCACACCAGCTTCATGACAAAATGAAAGAGATTAAGTCTGGCGGAAAAGTGATCGGCCTGGAACGAATTGCGGTTATGGCGGCTCTGAATATGAGCTATGAGCTACTGCGACTCAAAGAAAACCAGTTCGAGAACAACACCGATGCCCAGCAACAGATTCAGGACATGATGGGCAAACTGGATCAAGCCCTGATCAACCTCGACAGCTAA
- a CDS encoding type I restriction-modification system subunit M, with translation MSQKLTLETLESWLWESANIMRGSIDSSDFKNYIFGLIFLKRFNDVFEEKVTAIMADEDCSRAEAIELEQEDGDHFVPEHARWGEIISRTENIGEAIDEAFADIEAQNSYLEGVLTAIQFGDKAKLGDELLSRLLRHFNQYNLGNEHLYKADMLGDAYEYLIKQFADDAGKKGGEFYTPKHVVQLLVNLLDPQPGHTVYDPTSGSGGMLVESAHHVAQLPNGTIAGQPNILLYGQEKNLGTWAIGKLNLYLHNMRAELERGDTLVQPLHRDENGILSFDRVIANPPFSAKQWWTPIEINRPRKTDKNGKEKEVAPSYKKELTDPYGRLGYGIPPRGYADLAFVQHMLASLKDNGRMGVVLPHGVLFRGGEEGKIRTGLLKGNDELPGDRIEAVIGLPSALFYNTGIPACILILNKQKPDNLKSKVVFIDASREFAEGKNQNSLRTEDIERIHDAHSAAFHHNTEEDKYCRVVELKEIADNDYNLNIARYIDTSEPEPQVDIPAVLGELSAITDNLKAVNDELDSYLDELGLVAASAEVEGV, from the coding sequence ATGTCACAAAAACTCACCCTGGAAACCCTCGAAAGCTGGCTCTGGGAGTCTGCCAATATCATGCGGGGCTCCATCGACAGCTCCGACTTCAAGAACTACATCTTCGGCCTGATCTTCCTCAAACGGTTCAATGACGTGTTTGAAGAAAAAGTCACCGCCATCATGGCCGACGAAGACTGCTCCCGTGCCGAAGCCATCGAACTGGAACAGGAAGACGGCGACCACTTTGTACCGGAACACGCCCGCTGGGGTGAGATCATCAGCCGCACCGAAAATATCGGTGAAGCCATCGACGAAGCCTTTGCCGACATCGAAGCCCAGAACAGCTACCTCGAAGGCGTACTGACGGCGATCCAGTTCGGCGACAAAGCCAAGCTGGGCGACGAACTGCTGTCCCGCCTGCTGCGCCACTTCAACCAGTACAACCTCGGCAACGAACACCTGTATAAAGCCGATATGCTGGGCGATGCCTACGAGTACCTAATCAAACAGTTTGCCGACGACGCAGGCAAGAAAGGCGGCGAGTTCTATACCCCCAAACATGTCGTACAACTGCTGGTCAACCTGCTTGACCCGCAACCCGGCCACACGGTGTACGACCCGACCTCTGGCAGTGGCGGTATGCTGGTAGAAAGCGCTCACCATGTGGCGCAGTTGCCCAACGGCACCATTGCCGGACAGCCCAACATCCTGCTCTACGGTCAGGAGAAAAACCTCGGCACCTGGGCCATTGGCAAGCTGAACCTTTACCTGCACAACATGCGGGCGGAACTGGAACGGGGCGACACCCTGGTTCAACCCCTGCACCGTGATGAAAACGGCATCCTGAGTTTTGACCGGGTGATTGCCAATCCGCCATTTTCCGCCAAGCAGTGGTGGACACCCATCGAGATCAACCGCCCCAGAAAAACCGACAAAAACGGCAAGGAAAAGGAAGTCGCCCCCAGCTACAAAAAAGAGCTGACCGACCCTTACGGACGACTGGGTTACGGTATTCCGCCCCGTGGTTACGCCGACCTCGCTTTCGTACAGCACATGCTCGCCAGTTTGAAAGACAATGGTCGCATGGGTGTCGTACTGCCCCACGGTGTACTGTTCCGGGGCGGTGAAGAAGGCAAAATCCGCACCGGCCTGCTGAAAGGCAACGACGAACTGCCCGGTGATCGCATTGAAGCCGTTATCGGCCTGCCCTCGGCCCTGTTCTACAACACCGGCATTCCCGCCTGTATCCTGATTCTTAACAAACAGAAGCCGGACAACCTGAAAAGCAAGGTTGTGTTCATTGATGCCAGCCGTGAGTTCGCCGAAGGCAAGAACCAGAACAGCCTGCGCACCGAAGACATAGAACGTATCCACGATGCTCACAGTGCCGCTTTCCATCACAACACCGAAGAAGACAAATACTGTCGTGTAGTGGAACTGAAAGAGATTGCAGACAACGACTACAACCTGAACATTGCCCGCTATATCGATACCTCTGAGCCTGAGCCGCAGGTGGATATTCCGGCGGTGCTGGGTGAGTTGAGTGCCATTACCGATAACCTGAAAGCTGTGAATGATGAGTTGGATAGTTATCTGGATGAGTTGGGGCTGGTTGCTGCGTCGGCTGAAGTGGAGGGGGTGTGA